A stretch of Faecalibacterium duncaniae DNA encodes these proteins:
- a CDS encoding heavy-metal-associated domain-containing protein, with the protein MVETILRVDGMMCGMCESHINDVVRKTARVNKVTSSHTKGETVIVSEQPVDVETLKAAIAETGYTVTGVQTRPYEKKGFFSFLKK; encoded by the coding sequence ATGGTAGAAACGATCCTGAGGGTCGATGGTATGATGTGCGGTATGTGCGAGAGCCACATCAATGATGTGGTACGCAAGACCGCCCGGGTGAACAAGGTGACTTCTTCCCACACCAAGGGCGAGACGGTCATCGTCTCGGAGCAGCCGGTGGATGTGGAAACGCTGAAGGCTGCCATTGCCGAAACGGGCTACACCGTGACCGGCGTGCAGACCAGGCCCTATGAGAAAAAGGGCTTCTTCTCGTTCCTGAAAAAGTAA